The Hyphomonadaceae bacterium ML37 genome includes a region encoding these proteins:
- a CDS encoding aspartate-semialdehyde dehydrogenase gives MPLNIAVLGATGAVGAEMLTILAERLFPAGEVHALASRKSMGRELSYGDKTLKVKDADNFDYSTVDLVLMSAGGDVSKVMAPKIAAAGALVIDNSSAWRMDPDVPLVVPEVNPQVLAARPKKNIIANPNCSTIQTVVALKPIHDLAGIVRASVATYQSVSGAGKEGMDELWTQTRGIFVNDEVTPEHFPKQIAFNVIPKIDDFMEDGATKEEWKMMVETKKILDPKIRLFATCARVPVFVGHCVAAHLELERPLSAAKARSVLREAPGLMVIDRADDDDPQFITPVESVGEFATFVSRIRTDPTVENGLAMWIVADNLRKGAALNAVQIAEVCVNAGWLKGR, from the coding sequence ATGCCCCTCAATATCGCCGTTCTGGGCGCCACCGGCGCGGTTGGCGCGGAAATGCTCACCATTCTGGCCGAGCGTCTGTTCCCGGCCGGCGAGGTCCATGCGCTGGCCAGCCGCAAATCCATGGGGCGCGAGCTGTCCTATGGCGACAAGACGCTGAAAGTGAAGGACGCCGACAATTTTGATTATTCCACCGTCGACCTGGTGCTGATGAGCGCGGGCGGCGATGTGTCGAAAGTCATGGCGCCGAAAATCGCCGCGGCCGGCGCGCTGGTGATCGACAATTCCTCAGCCTGGCGCATGGATCCGGACGTGCCGCTGGTGGTGCCGGAGGTGAACCCGCAAGTGCTGGCGGCGCGCCCGAAGAAGAACATCATCGCCAATCCCAATTGCTCGACCATCCAGACCGTGGTGGCGCTCAAACCCATCCATGATCTGGCCGGGATCGTGCGCGCCAGCGTGGCGACCTATCAGTCAGTGTCTGGCGCGGGCAAGGAGGGCATGGACGAGCTGTGGACCCAGACGCGCGGCATTTTCGTCAATGACGAGGTCACACCCGAGCACTTCCCCAAGCAGATCGCCTTCAACGTGATTCCCAAAATCGACGACTTCATGGAGGACGGCGCCACGAAGGAAGAGTGGAAGATGATGGTCGAGACCAAGAAAATCCTCGATCCGAAAATCCGCCTCTTCGCCACCTGCGCGCGCGTGCCGGTCTTTGTCGGCCATTGCGTCGCCGCCCATCTGGAGCTCGAACGCCCCTTGAGCGCAGCCAAGGCCCGCAGCGTGCTGCGCGAGGCGCCCGGCCTGATGGTCATCGACCGCGCCGATGATGACGACCCGCAATTCATCACCCCGGTGGAGAGCGTGGGCGAGTTCGCCACCTTCGTCAGCCGCATCCGCACTGACCCCACGGTGGAAAACGGCCTGGCCATGTGGATCGTCGCCGACAATCTGCGCAAGGGCGCAGCCCTCAACGCGGTCCAGATCGCCGAGGTCTGCGTCAATGCCGGCTGGCTGAAGGGCCGGTAG